From Drosophila virilis strain 15010-1051.87 chromosome X, Dvir_AGI_RSII-ME, whole genome shotgun sequence, the proteins below share one genomic window:
- the LOC6633456 gene encoding RNA-binding protein 33 has translation MSDINDDLLNYELGLGDDIDDQALLGADEDELLLSDEELEKDVTSEVKQQMRAEAEEWAQEQLRKHKEQQAAAKLQQQQQHQHQQENTIGIENAAAEQPKPQAATKETRAAVVTAAETNPEPIASETALQVTELAADTPRATSTSTSTSTSAGGEQVRHEAIRKPETEHRPAAKPATDSSQTVNNGSSAANKVEHKPEPVPVPKPETELGDAEIPDGGLTSLLASSQESLPSASSASASELADPREDDDEREERTNFKTASERSDNQKQQQQQQQHSMQQQMQRRHHPDKPRMGGSGGPRFMAGNNNNNNNNNQNQNNNKRVMGARHHLLRNPGPHMFNPPRMLGAMPMARFLMPPGQYAPPQPPSAPTQQQQQQQQQQQQQQQSPYNTNNAGPVPTAGPGPGSSPSPHLHNPHMLHQQHNNNNNNNNNNNNNNNNNNNNNNVGGGGGPNGLPPPHLLPHPHSHSHPHDQVRVGLLQPPLPLQLPYGNAGYRNGALLGQGPHPPPVAPHSPGMRPPQPYRNAPPPGYGPPHGPGSGPGPGPGPSGPGPGYEPHLGGQYMRPHNGWRPQGDAPGSRMPRPPLQALPQHLMSSGPSYMNGMNMRAPPPHLQQQQPNPGPPGAPTQAQQQAAAQASVPGGPGSQQQQQHQQHQSVPPSAVPRGVVSKVLINPNFKGGVEAATNKFIKETHFVPAINSDAELLRQQEEFINKNRQYFEKRRMERSPPPPSSNSAAALSGAQGERRRSRTRSRSRGRSYSPLPSSLKRTDRERERDRDRERDRERERERERERERERERERDRERDRYGGGSGGAGGGGGGGGGGSSGGTRPTAGGGNRGYRRAASRERDENRGGTGAAAPKRRRSGSPNAPRNPFSGEPRNRPAESSASGSRILPSDEDEETRAYRLEIEKQKQLREKIMRDKELKRRRAAEEKLHEEKRAEQHSPAPREDQEAASGQAASTAPSSAQKQRQAALGSERKVISLKRRDDSEPSTGRSSRHQLQQVQQQQQQQQPGTGRKQLTAAKIAPEAKRSITDHLAPSSKQQHQQQQAQLAGSAMSGRAAGGTPPTSSSSSSANKGMLRLGTPSDDEVELDYDDDGLLLEEEEDRLLATPSPPPPLLRAVKRSATPELLVVKRNHKIVRSSGATSASGANFGPGQRRVVLKPTSSNGSSGGGGGGGGSEQQSSHSSSGNRQRERRQREEQQLTQRKGGGSSSSTAGTSGAGGGIFDRLEKRQASTGGGSGSGGKQRSKAPTRIVLKHD, from the exons ATGTCGGACATTAA CGACGATCTGCTCAACTATGAGTTAGGCCTGGGCGATGACATTGATGACCAGGCGCTGCTTGGCGCCGACGAGGATGAGCTGCTGCTCTCCGATGAGG AGCTTGAAAAGGATGTGACCAGCGAGGTGAAGCAGCAGATGCGCGCCGAGGCCGAGGAATGGGCACAGGAGCAGCTGCGCAAGCACAAGGAACAGCAGGCGGCAGCAAAactccagcagcaacagcagcaccagcaccagcaggaGAATACAATTGGCATTGAAAATGCCGCTGCTGAGCAACCAAAGCCGCAGGCAGCAACCAAAGAAACGCGAGCTGCTGTTGTGACTGCAGCCGAGACAAACCCAGAGCCAATTGCTAGCGAAACAGCGCTCCAGGTCACTGAACTGGCTGCAGACACACCAagagcaacatcaacatcaacgtCCACATCCACATCAGCGGGCGGTGAGCAAGTGCGGCACGAAGCGATTAGGAAACCGGAGACGGAGCACAGGCCTGCCGCAAAGCCAGCAACGGATAGCAGTCAGACTGTGAACAATGGCAGCAGTGCTGCCAACAAAGTGGAGCACAAGCCGGAACCGGTGCCGGTACCGAAACCGGAGACAGAGTTAGGCGATGCCGAAATACCGGACGGTGGGCTCACCTCACTGCTGGCCTCCTCGCAGGAGAGCTTGCCCAGCGCTagctccgcctccgcctccgagCTGGCCGATCCGCGCGAGGACGACGACGAGCGCGAGGAGCGCACCAATTTCAAAACGGCCAGCGAACGCTCCGACaaccaaaagcagcagcagcaacagcaacagcattcGATGCAGCAACAGATGCAAAGGCGTCACCATCCAG ACAAACCGCGCATGGGCGGCTCGGGCGGACCTCGTTTTAtggcaggcaacaacaacaacaacaataataacaaccaGAACCAGAATAACAATAAGCGCGTGATGGGCGCACGACATCATCTGCTGCGCAATCCTGGACCGCACATGTTCAATCCGCCGCGGATGCTGGGCGCCATGCCGATGGCCCGTTTCCTGATGCCGCCGG GCCAATATGCACCACCACAACCACCGTCAGCAcccacacaacaacaacaacaacaacaacagcaacagcagcaacaacaacagtcgccATACAACACAAACAATGCAGGTCCTGTTCCCACCGCTGGTCCCGGTCCCGGTTCCTCTCCATCCCCGCATCTACACAATCCTCATATGCTGCACcagcaacacaacaacaacaacaacaacaacaataataataacaacaacaataacaacaacaacaacaataataatgtcgGTGGTGGCGGTGGTCCCAACGGCTTGCCACCACCGCATCTATTGCCGCATCCGCACTCGCATTCGCATCCGCATGACCAGGTGCGCGTGGGCCTGCTGCAGCCCCCGTTGCCATTGCAATTGCCGTATGGCAATGCCGGTTATCGCAATGGCGCTCTGCTTGGTCAGGGACCACATCCGCCGCCAGTTGCGCCACATTCGCCGGGAATGCGTCCACCACAGCCCTATCGTAATGCACCGCCTCCCGGCTATGGACCTCCGCATGGACCAGGCTCTGGACCTGGTCCTGGTCCTGGCCCGAGCGGACCCGGGCCCGGCTATGAGCCGCATCTGGGCGGTCAGTATATGCGACCGCACAACGGCTGGCGGCCACAGGGCGATGCGCCTGGCTCGCGCATGCCACGACCCCCGTTGCAGGCATTGCCCCAGCATTTGATGTCCAGCGGGCCCAGCTATATGAATGGCATGAATATGCGCGCTCCGCCCCCGCatctacagcagcagcagccaaatcCTGGACCGCCTGGCGCGCCCACTCAAGCCCAACAACAGGCAGCGGCACAGGCCTCAGTACCTGGCGGTCCCGGctcccagcagcagcaacagcatcagcagcatcaaTCGGTGCCGCCCTCAGCGGTACCACGGGGCGTCGTCAGCAAGGTGCTGATCAATCCGAACTTCAAGGGCGGCGTCGAGGCGGCAACCAACAAGTTCATCAAGGAGACACACTTTGTGCCGGCCATTAACAGCGATGCGGAACTGCTGCGCCAACAAGAGGAGTTCATCAACAAGAATCGCCAATACTTTGAGAAGCGTCGCATGGAACGCTCACCGCCGCCGCCCAGTTCCAACTCAGCGGCGGCACTGTCTGGAGCGCAGGGTGAGCGACGGCGCAGTCGTACACGCAGCCGTTCGCGGGGACGCAGCTACTCACCGTTGCCGTCCTCTCTGAAGCGCACTGATCGTGAACGTGAACGGGATCGCGATAGGGAGCGGGATAGGGAGCGTGAGAGGGAGCGAGAGCGTGAACGTGAACGTGAACGTGAGAGGGAACGAGATCGGGAGCGTGATCGTTATGGTGGCGGTAGCGGAGGCGCTGgcggaggaggaggcggcggcggaggtGGAAGCAGCGGTGGAACACGTCCAACAGCCGGCGGTGGCAATCGTGGCTATCGACGCGCCGCCAGCAGGGAGCGCGATGAGAATCGCGGTGGAACCGGTGCCGCAGCGCCAAAACGTCGTCGCAGCGGCTCACCAAATGCGCCGCGCAATCCCTTCTCGGGCGAGCCGCGCAACCGGCCCGCAGAGAGCAGCGCCAGTGGCAGTCGCATCTTG CCCagcgacgaggacgaggagaCGCGCGCCTATCGCCTCGAGATCGAGAAACAGAAGCAGCTGCGCGAGAAGATCATGCGTGACAAGGAGCTGAAACGGCGACGCGCCGCCGAGGAGAAACTGCATGAG GAAAAGCGCGCCGAGCAGCACAGTCCGGCACCACGTGAGGATCAAGAGGCAGCCAGTGGACAGGCGGCGAGCACAGCGCCAAGCAGCGCACAAAAACAGCGCCAGGCAGCGCTGGGCAGCGAGCGCAAGGTTATCTCATTGAAGCGTCGCGATGACTCCGAGCCGAGCACCGGCCGCAGCAGCCGGCACCAGTTGCagcaagtgcagcagcagcagcagcagcaacagccaggTACGGGACGCAAACAGCTAACGGCGGCAAAGATTGCGCCGGAGGCGAAGCGCAGCATAACCGATCATTTGGCGCCCTCGagcaaacagcagcatcagcagcagcaggcgcagctaGCTGGATCAGCGATGTCAGGTCGAGCCGCTGGCGGCACACCGcccacaagcagcagcagcagcagcgccaataAGGGCATGCTGCGCCTGGGCACGCCCAGCGACGATGAGGTGGAGCTGGACTATGACGATGATGGTCTGCtgctggaggaggaggaggatcgGCTGCTGGCCACGCCatcgccgccaccgccgctgtTGCGTGCCGTTAAGCGGTCCGCCACACCGGAGCTGCTGGTGGTCAAGCGCAATCACAAAATTGTGCGCAGTAGCGGCGCGACGTCGGCATCGGGTGCCAACTTTGGACCCGGCCAACGGCGTGTAGTCCTTAAGCCGACCTccagcaatggcagcagcggtggcggcggcggcggcggtggctcTGAACAGCAATCCtcgcacagcagcagcggcaacaggcAACGAGAGCGTCGCCAGCGCGAGGAGCAGCAGCTAACGCAGCGCAagggcggcggcagcagcagcagcaccgctGGAACGTCTGGAGCTGGTGGCGGAATCTTTGATCGTTTGGAAAAGCGACAAGCTTCAACTGGcggaggcagcggcagcggcggcaaacAACGCAGCAAAGCGCCAACGCGAATTGTCCTCAAGCATGATtaa
- the LOC6633457 gene encoding uncharacterized protein, with product MKCFIVFVAAMLLVSETLAQDQEQQQQQQEQVAASPAADQLSAASSYAPLQEKKQEKRYVGGYGGYGGYAGYGTNAGYAGYGNYGAYGSTLGAGYGSGVDSYYNPYGARGFGGLDGAAGYGGYGSTLGGYGSTLGGYGSTLGGYGSTLGNYGSTLGGYGSSLGSAGYYGAGYNSNPYALSYYNSRLGAGAGVGVGTGYPYYNTRFGAGGYPSSYYSSNYGNSVVGGGLGALGGVPPIGAGAAGYNYGAGISGTVY from the exons ATGAAGTGCTTT ATCGTATTTGTTGCAGCGATGCTGCTGGTGAGCGAGACGCTGgcacaggatcaggagcagcagcagcagcagcaggagcaggtgGCAGCATCGCCAGCGGCTGATCAGTTGAGCGCCGCCAGCAGCTATGCACCGCTGCAGGAGAAGAAGCAGGAGAAGCGCTATGTTGGTGGATACGGTGGTTATGGTGGTTATGCTGGCTATGGCACCAATGCCGGCTATGCTGGTTACGGCAACTATGGAGCATATGGCTCCACGCTGGGCGCCGGCTACGGCAGCGGCGTGGATAGCTACTACAATCCATATGGCGCACGCGGTTTCGGAGGCTTAG ATGGTGCTGCCGGCTATGGTGGCTATGGCTCCACACTGGGCGGCTATGGCTCCACACTGGGCGGCTATGGTTCCACACTGGGCGGCTATGGCTCCACACTGGGCAACTATGGTTCCACGCTGGGCGGCTACGGCTCATCATTGGGCAGCGCTGGCTACTATGGCGCCGGTTACAATTCGAATCCTTATGCGCTGTCCTATTACAATTCACGCCTgggcgccggcgccggcgTAGGCGTCGGCACTGGCTACCCGTATTACAATACACGCTTCGGCGCCGGAGGCTATCCCTCCAGCTATTACAGCAGCAACTATGGCAACAGCGTGGTGGGCGGCGGTTTGGGGGCGTTGGGCGGTGTGCCGCCCATTGGCGCCGGCGCCGCTGGCTACAATTATGGTGCCGGCATCTCGGGCACGGTCTACTAG
- the LOC6633459 gene encoding acid phosphatase type 7 isoform X3, protein MVNLTLLFLLLALCVASTVQRNLELEEDANVQQNLAQDLQIVHYQPEQVHLAFGDSLQDIVVTWSTRSSTNQSIVNFAQDYVHDKLSVISGSWQLFEDGGKQARTQYIHKVTLPALQPGTRYEYSCGSNLGWSAVYSFRTPPAGDKWSPSLAIYGDMGNENAQSLARLQQDTQLGMYDAIIHVGDFAYDMDTDDARVGDEFMRQIETVAAYVPYMVCPGNHEEKYNFSNYRARFNMPGNGDSLWYSFNMGPVHFVSFSTEVYYFINYGMKLLTKQFEWLDQDLAEANLPENRAKRPWIITFGHRPMYCSDDKEYDCNGKLETYIRQGLPTLKWFGLEDLFYKHGVDVEFFAHEHFYTRLWPIYDFKVYNGSAEAPYTNPKAPIQIITGSAGCNENREPFSNNLPDWNAFHSNDYGYTRLKAHNGTHLYFEQVSDDKEGQIVDSFWVIKDKHGAYA, encoded by the exons atggtAAATTTGAccttgttgttcctgttgctggCGCTCTGTGTGGCCAGCACAGTGCAGCGGAACTTGGAGCTAGAGGAAGATGCAAACGTTCAGCAAAACTTGGCACAGGATCTGCAAATAGTGCACTATCAGCCAGAGCAGGTGCATCTGGCATTTGGAG ACAGCCTGCAGGACATTGTGGTGACCTGGTCGACGCGCAGCTCGACCAATCAATCGATCGTCAACTTTGCCCAGGACTATGTCCACGACAAGCTGAGCGTGATCagcggcagctggcagctcTTCGAGGACGGCGGCAAGCAGGCGCGCACCCAGTACATACACAAGGTGACGTTGCCCGCACTGCAGCCGGGCACGCGATACGAGTACAGCTGCGGCAGCAACCTGGGCTGGTCGGCGGTCTACAGCTTTAGGACACCGCCGGCGGGCGACAAGTGGTCACCCTCGCTGGCCATCTACGGTGATATGGGCAATGAGAATGCACAGTCGTTGGCGCGCCTGCAGCAGGATACACAGCTGGGCATGTACGATGCGATTATCCATGTGGGTGACTTCGCCTACGACATGGACACAGACGATGCCCGGGTCGGGGATGAGTTTATGCGCCAGATTGAGACGGTGGCCGCCTATGTGCCGTACATGGTCTGTCCAGGAAATCACGAGGAGAAATA CAACTTCTCCAATTATCGGGCACGCTTCAATATGCCCGGAAACGGTGACAGTTTGTGGTACAGCTTCAATATGGGACCAGTGCACTTTGTGTCCTTCTCCACGGAGGTGTACTATTTCATTAACTATGGCATGAAGCTGCTCACCAAGCAATTCGAGTGGTTGGACCAGGATTTGGCTGAGGCCAATTTGCCAGAGAATCGCGCCAAGCGACCCTGGATCATCACGTTCGGCCATCGCCCGATGTACTGCAGCGACGACAAGGAGTACGACTGCAATGGCAAGCTGGAGACATATATACGGCAGGGATTGCCGACGCTCAAGTGGTTTGGACTGGAGGATCTGTTCTATAAGCATGGAGTTGATGTCGAGTTCTTTGCACACGAACATTTCTATACTCGCCTGTGGCCCATTTATGATTTCAAGGTTTACAATGGCAGCGCCGAGGCACCCTACACAAATCCCAAGGCGCCCATACAGATCATAACTGGCTCCGCCGGCTGCAATGAGAACCGAGAGCCCTTCTCCAACAATTTGCCCGATTGGAATGCGTTTCACAGCAAC GACTACGGCTACACGCGCCTCAAGGCCCACAATGGCACACATTTGTACTTTGAACAGGTCTCCGATGACAAGGAAGGCCAGATTGTCGACTCCTTCTGGGTCATCAAGGATAAGCACGGCGCATACgcctag
- the LOC6633459 gene encoding acid phosphatase type 7 isoform X2, whose amino-acid sequence MVNLTLLFLLLALCVASTVQRNLELEEDANVQQNLAQDLQIVHYQPEQVHLAFGETVLDIVVTWNTRDNTNESICEYGIDGIAEQRIKAPHGPSAFVDGGAKKAKQYIHRVTLAELRPNTTYHYHCGSQLGWSAIYWFHTPHNHSDWSPSLAIYGDMGVVNAASLPALQRETQLGMYDAILHVGDFAYDMCNEDGAVGDEFMRQVETIAAYVPYMVCVGNHEEKYNFSHYVNRFSMPGGTDNLFYSFNLGPVHFIGFSTEVYYFTQFGLKPIVMQYDWLERDLMVASRPENRAKRPWIITYGHRPMYCSNDNGDDCANHETVVRKGLPGLNFFGLEPLFYKYGVDVELWAHEHCYERMWPMYNYTVYNGSRSEPYVNPGAPVHIISGAAGNHEGREPFFKHMPPWSAFHSQDFGYLRLKAHNATHLYFEQVSDDQGGAIIDKFWVIKHSHGPYRPA is encoded by the exons atggtAAATTTGAccttgttgttcctgttgctggCGCTCTGTGTGGCCAGCACAGTGCAGCGGAACTTGGAGCTAGAGGAAGATGCAAACGTTCAGCAAAACTTGGCACAGGATCTGCAAATAGTGCACTATCAGCCAGAGCAGGTGCATCTGGCATTTGGAG AAACTGTCCTGGACATTGTCGTCACCTGGAATACGCGCGACAACACAAACGAATCGATATGCGAATACGGTATCGATGGCATCGCCGAGCAGCGCATCAAAGCGCCCCATGGACCCAGCGCCTTTGTCGATGGCGGCGCCAAAAAGGCCAAACAGTATATCCATCGC GTGACGCTGGCAGAGCTGCGGCCAAACACCACGTATCATTACCATTGCGGCAGCCAGCTGGGCTGGTCGGCGATCTATTGGTTCCATACGCCGCACAATCACAGCGACTGGTCACCCTCGCTGGCCATTTACGGTGACATGGGCGTGGTGAATGCCGCATCGCTGCCGGCGCTGCAGCGTGAAACGCAGCTGGGCATGTACGATGCCATTTTGCATGTGGGCGACTTTGCGTACGATATGTGCAACGAGGATGGCGCCGTTGGGGATGAGTTTATGCGTCAGGTGGAAACGATTGCCGCCTATGTGCCGTACATGGTCTGTGTCGGCAATCACGAGGAGAAGTA CAATTTCTCGCACTATGTCAATCGATTCAGCATGCCGGGCGGCACAGATAACCTGTTCTATAGCTTCAATCTCGGACCGGTTCACTTTATTGGCTTCAGCACCGAGGTGTACTATTTTACGCAATTCGGTCTCAAGCCAATTGTCATGCAGTATGATTGGCTGGAGCGTGATCTGATGGTGGCCAGCAGGCCAGAGAATCGCGCCAAGCGTCCGTGGATCATCACCTATGGCCATCGGCCGATGTACTGCAGCAATGACAATGGCGACGATTGCGCCAATCATGAGACTGTCGTGCGCAAAGGTTTGCCCGGCCTGAATTTCTTTGGCCTGGAGCCGCTCTTCTACAAGTACGGCGTCGATGTCGAACTGTGGGCCCATGAGCACTGCTACGAGCGCATGTGGCCAATGTACAACTATACCGTATATAATGGTTCGCGATCGGAGCCGTATGTCAATCCGGGTGCACCGGTGCACATCATATCGGGCGCTGCCGGCAATCATGAGGGACGCGAGCCATTCTTTAAGCATATGCCGCCCTGGAGCGCCTTCCACAGTCAGGACTTTGGCTATTTGCGACTGAAGGCCCACAATGCCACCCATTTGTACTTCGAGCAAGTGTCCGACGACCAAGGAGGCGCCATTATAGACAAGTTCTGGGTCATCAAGCATAGTCACGGGCCGTACAGACCTGCCTAA
- the LOC6633459 gene encoding acid phosphatase type 7 isoform X4: protein MTQYIHRVTLSQLKPNTSYVYHCGSAYGWSAKYQFRTIASADADWSPSLAIYGDMGNENAQSLARLQRETQLGMYDAIIHVGDFAYDMNSKDARVGDEFMRQIETVAAYVPYMVVPGNHEEKFNFSNYRARFSMPGGTENLFYSFDLGPVHFIGISTEVYYFLNYGVKTLVFQYEWLKRDLEAANMPENRAKRPWIIIYGHRPMYCSNENDNDCTHSETLTRVGWPFVHMFGLEPLLYEYGVDVAIWAHEHSYERLWPIYDYNVRNGTLGSPYENPRAPVHIITGSAGCKEGREPFKGKIPEWSAFHSQDYGYTRLKAHNRTHLYFEQVSDDQQGAIIDKFWLIKSQHGAYSKL from the exons ATGACCCAATATATACACAgg GTTACGCTTAGCCAGCTAAAACCGAACACCAGCTACGTCTATCACTGCGGTAGCGCCTACGGCTGGTCAGCCAAATATCAATTCCGTACAATCGCCAGCGCCGATGCTGACTGGTCGCCCTCGCTGGCCATTTACGGCGACATGGGCAATGAGAACGCCCAGTCGCTGGCACGCCTGCAGCGGGAGACACAGCTGGGCATGTACGATGCGATCATTCATGTGGGTGACTTTGCCTATGACATGAACTCAAAAGATGCCCGGGTCGGGGATGAGTTTATGCGCCAGATTGAAACGGTGGCCGCCTATGTGCCGTACATGGTTGTTCCGGGCAATCACGAGGAGAAGTT CAACTTTTCCAATTACCGGGCACGCTTCAGCATGCCGGGCGGCACAGAGAATCTCTTCTACAGCTTTGACCTGGGCCCCGTGCACTTCATTGGCATCTCCACGGAGGTGTACTATTTCCTCAACTATGGCGTCAAGACGCTCGTCTTTCAGTACGAGTGGCTCAAGCGCGATCTGGAGGCGGCTAACATGCCGGAGAATCGGGCCAAGCGGCCCTGGATTATCATCTATGGCCATCGGCCGATGTACTGCAGCAATGAGAACGACAACGATTGCACCCACTCGGAGACGCTGACCCGTGTCGGTTGGCCATTTGTGCACATGTTTGGACTGGAGCCGCTGCTCTACGAGTATGGCGTTGATGTGGCCATCTGGGCGCACGAGCACTCATACGAACGCCTCTGGCCCATTTATGATTATAATGTGCGTAACGGTACACTGGGCTCACCCTATGAGAATCCGCGTGCGCCTGTCCATATCATAACCGGCTCGGCCGGCTGCAAGGAGGGACGTGAACCCTTCAAGGGCAAGATACCCGAGTGGAGCGCATTCCATAGCCAGGATTATGGCTACACGCGTCTCAAGGCACACAATCGCACCCATTTGTACTTTGAGCAGGTGTCCGATGATCAGCAGGGCGCCATTATTGACAAGTTCTGGCTAATTAAATCGCAGCACGGCGCCTACAGTAAACTCTAA
- the LOC6633459 gene encoding acid phosphatase type 7 isoform X1: protein MVNLTLLFLLLALCVASTVQRNLELEEDANVQQNLAQDLQIVHYQPEQVHLAFGERTASEIVVTWSTRGLPPDTESIVEYGLNDLTQRADGRAIKFVDGGPKQMTQYIHRVTLSQLKPNTSYVYHCGSAYGWSAKYQFRTIASADADWSPSLAIYGDMGNENAQSLARLQRETQLGMYDAIIHVGDFAYDMNSKDARVGDEFMRQIETVAAYVPYMVVPGNHEEKFNFSNYRARFSMPGGTENLFYSFDLGPVHFIGISTEVYYFLNYGVKTLVFQYEWLKRDLEAANMPENRAKRPWIIIYGHRPMYCSNENDNDCTHSETLTRVGWPFVHMFGLEPLLYEYGVDVAIWAHEHSYERLWPIYDYNVRNGTLGSPYENPRAPVHIITGSAGCKEGREPFKGKIPEWSAFHSQDYGYTRLKAHNRTHLYFEQVSDDQQGAIIDKFWLIKSQHGAYSKL from the exons atggtAAATTTGAccttgttgttcctgttgctggCGCTCTGTGTGGCCAGCACAGTGCAGCGGAACTTGGAGCTAGAGGAAGATGCAAACGTTCAGCAAAACTTGGCACAGGATCTGCAAATAGTGCACTATCAGCCAGAGCAGGTGCATCTGGCATTTGGAG AGCGCACCGCCAGCGAAATTGTTGTCACCTGGTCAACGCGCGGCCTGCCGCCCGATACAGAAAGCATTGTCGAATATGGACTGAACGATCTAACGCAGCGTGCCGACGGCCGGGCCATTAAGTTTGTGGATGGCGGTCCCAAGCAGATGACCCAATATATACACAgg GTTACGCTTAGCCAGCTAAAACCGAACACCAGCTACGTCTATCACTGCGGTAGCGCCTACGGCTGGTCAGCCAAATATCAATTCCGTACAATCGCCAGCGCCGATGCTGACTGGTCGCCCTCGCTGGCCATTTACGGCGACATGGGCAATGAGAACGCCCAGTCGCTGGCACGCCTGCAGCGGGAGACACAGCTGGGCATGTACGATGCGATCATTCATGTGGGTGACTTTGCCTATGACATGAACTCAAAAGATGCCCGGGTCGGGGATGAGTTTATGCGCCAGATTGAAACGGTGGCCGCCTATGTGCCGTACATGGTTGTTCCGGGCAATCACGAGGAGAAGTT CAACTTTTCCAATTACCGGGCACGCTTCAGCATGCCGGGCGGCACAGAGAATCTCTTCTACAGCTTTGACCTGGGCCCCGTGCACTTCATTGGCATCTCCACGGAGGTGTACTATTTCCTCAACTATGGCGTCAAGACGCTCGTCTTTCAGTACGAGTGGCTCAAGCGCGATCTGGAGGCGGCTAACATGCCGGAGAATCGGGCCAAGCGGCCCTGGATTATCATCTATGGCCATCGGCCGATGTACTGCAGCAATGAGAACGACAACGATTGCACCCACTCGGAGACGCTGACCCGTGTCGGTTGGCCATTTGTGCACATGTTTGGACTGGAGCCGCTGCTCTACGAGTATGGCGTTGATGTGGCCATCTGGGCGCACGAGCACTCATACGAACGCCTCTGGCCCATTTATGATTATAATGTGCGTAACGGTACACTGGGCTCACCCTATGAGAATCCGCGTGCGCCTGTCCATATCATAACCGGCTCGGCCGGCTGCAAGGAGGGACGTGAACCCTTCAAGGGCAAGATACCCGAGTGGAGCGCATTCCATAGCCAGGATTATGGCTACACGCGTCTCAAGGCACACAATCGCACCCATTTGTACTTTGAGCAGGTGTCCGATGATCAGCAGGGCGCCATTATTGACAAGTTCTGGCTAATTAAATCGCAGCACGGCGCCTACAGTAAACTCTAA
- the LOC6633461 gene encoding uncharacterized protein: protein MGMAGLSEDFITLTQLNCVQQCSALIHSPKPRNYITAATLFGIYCGVLVYRSYRNYRAKLEAQIEDAPIEEPGVPEVQAYEEYIYEAPVTEPHEYLLPPIREPSLLEQHSNEEAVTAAP from the coding sequence ATGGGTATGGCTGGTTTATCAGAGGACTTTATAACGTTAACACAATTGAATTGTGTACAACAATGCAGCGCATTGATACATAGTCCAAAACCACGAAATTATATAACGGCCGCTACactttttggcatttattgcGGCGTGCTCGTTTATCGTTCCTATCGCAATTACCGTGCGAAATTGGAGGCCCAAATAGAGGATGCACCCATCGAGGAGCCAGGTGTACCAGAGGTGCAAGCCTACGAGGAATACATCTACGAGGCGCCAGTTACGGAGCCCCACGAATATCTCTTGCCCCCCATTCGCGAACCAAGTCTATTGGAACAACATTCAAATGAAGAGGCTGTTACAGCGGCGCCCTAG